Genomic window (Vidua macroura isolate BioBank_ID:100142 chromosome 3, ASM2450914v1, whole genome shotgun sequence):
TAAGCCTCAGTAGTTAAGGATTTAGATGAGACTCCTTTTCCATATCACatattatccttttttttttcacttaagaGAATAAATTGAATGTTATAAAGTTAGGTTTAACAAGGCAGAAACCAGCAGAGTATACTTCATTGCTTGCAGTATATTGAGGCTTGAGGCACTGTGGAGTATAGGATGCTATAAGATGTTTTATGATGTGATTTTCTCTATGAGAGCTTTGGTATGAATTGGTAAGGGGTATTTATGCATTTTACAGTTACATATGACAGTATAcactttctgctttaaaaatacttaagaacagcacacacaaaaaaaggagCCTTTTCGCAACTGTAAAATACTTacactgctccagctcagctcttGAGGTGCAGGCAAATCATACCTGACCTTTCTACACCGGATAAAAAAAGCTGGGCCAGTAAAgcagagcattttaaaatcatagGTTTTgatacagcaggaaaaaaatgtcaagaCACCCAAGAAGAAAGCCACACCAGAGGCTTTATCAGACCAGGCCTGCAGGTTGCAGGAGTGGCTTGAAatctctcctgcctctgcccactCTGTACTGGCACCAGCAATGGCACAGAGTGCCATTGCCAATGGCTCTGTCCTTATGGCTTAagtgaatgaatgaaaaatagaaGCAAAACTATGAAGTGCTGGCTGACTAATTTACTACTTTGGCAGTCAGTAGGTAAATGTATTTGACTTTTTGAAAATTGTGCAAAATCTTCAGGTTAAAGATGATACATaaaaaatgtgacttttctGAGTTTCTTTCCTTCAGGAAGATGATATGCGTTGTTTTGTTTATTGACAGTTTAATAAgtttttctaaatttaattaCAATtgtgaatgtattttaaatgcaatgGAATCCACATAAACTCCACTTACTGGAATGAATGAGGAAAACCAAGGGGTTTTAACATTTGTGCTTTATCTGACCACCACACATCAGATATGAAGGTCCAGAATAAAGTAGATAATTTTACTGCAGATGCCAGTGCTATATTTCTACACACATTAGAAAAGTTTCCAGCCTTTTCTACTAACATCTGATGACAATATTCCAAAAAACGTAGCTAGTCTGTCAGGTATCTCTGGAATATGAACACATTTTTCCTTGTGCTTATGGGGAAGAGTAAAAATATGTGGGCTTGACATTACCCAGGATCTGATCTTCATAGTTAGGAAGGCAGCAGAAGAAGAATCCCAAGCATATTTCCATAATGGCGGTGGTCCAGCCAAAGCCATAGGCCCAGCTGAACATATTGATTCCTGTCATTTCAACTTCAGATGAGAACTTTACTGGGTAAATGACCAGGCCCATGATGGAGAACACAGCTGAAGAaacatgagaaaacaaaaaaatgtttaacaCTCAGCACCACTGCTGTCCTCCATAATCCCTGTAGCTAAACCCGTGCATGTTTTGGAGGATCTCATAATCGATCCAGTGCCATGAGAGACTTTGATTTTTCATAGAGAGCTCAGTTGCACACAGGCAGAGGCTTGGGTATAGGATCAGCTGAGGAAAATATCAGTTCTAGTATGCACAAGCATATATCTGCACAAGCTAAACTTGACTCCATATGCTGCCTTACCAGCCACGAAAAGCAAGCCTCCGATCCCACGAATGAAGTTGAACCGAAGTGTGTCAATGGCAAATGCTATTATGGCCAGTGCAAAACAGATGACTAGAAGTAAAAAGCCAACCAGGtatgtggcagcagcagctcttccccaggctgaaatCAGAAGGAAGATATATtagaaaggaacaaaaacaaaaacaaaggctGGTTTTCTCTGGTTAGTAATTAAaggttaattttaaaatctgtgaaaaaagGATCGTCTCCCAAGAAAGAAAGCATGGGAGCTTTCTGTCCTTTTACAGGTGATCATTTTAGTTCCACAAGAAATCATGCACTAAGTGCAGAATGCATAGAATTGCAGATTGGTCTTCTCATGCAGAATGAAATGGGGGCTTGGGTGCAAGCTTACTGTTTAGTTTTAGCAATTAAGAATTAAGAGATAAATGGCTTTAAAGGTGTAAAACTGGACGCTGTCCTTCAATAACAAATATTACCTCAGCAGATGCCATAAATCCAGCTTCATTTTGCACAGACAAGGAGAATTAAACTGTCCCTGGAACTAATAAAATCTTCCTTTGAAACAAAGTGTTTATATAATCTGGCAAACTTAAAGGAATGGAAATAGCCCATAAATTACAGAATTCAGTgatttctgtctttcagcctTAGTTTAGCTCTGTGTCCTAAATGGAGCTAAGGATTTGAAATCTGTTTTGTAGGGAAATTGGACCTCTGATTTTGATCCAAATTTAGAACCACTGCAATTCAAAAAGCTTGTTCCAGATactaattcttttattttcaaattatatttttttatgttataACATGTTAAAGGAAAGCATATTGCATTGGCATAAcaactggaaaaatatttatttaatatttcaagaCTTGAGGAGCAACTACTGTTCAAAGAGATCAAAGTGTCTCTTCTTCTGGATGTGAAAAAGCCACTTTGACACATTTTAAATTGTGTATTAAATTGAGTAAGCAGTTAAAGTCTGCTATGCATCTACAGACTTCATCCCCTCATCTAAGCCACTATGTCTTTGTCAAGCATTGGCTTCTAACCAAATATATGCAACAGCAGTGCCAAAAAATTATCACAGCCCAAACAACCCTGACAATAATTACAATTCAACTTAAATGCAGTGTATGCTGTTCAGTAAAAGTTCCCTCTGAAACTGAGTAAGTAACCTATcaatttgtttgctttaagcatggaaataataaaatgcaaagtGTCCTGTCTTTCCATTGACCAGAGTCAAGTAAGCATGAAAGCAACTGTCCTGTCTTCAATGAATGACAGCTTGGTGTTCGATCTCTTTCCCCAGAGCCCACACCACCACTATTCTTAGGCAAGAAAAATGGATCAGGACTTTCCAGCTATGCTTTTCTAACCCTCAGTCCATCAAAACCAATTTCccttttgtttgcatttcatcATTCTCCCTACTTTATGATTCCTGCTCCATTCTATCTATCACACTATatcttcagttttatttcatcTCCATTCTCTTTCTTATTCCACAGTTTCTGTCTGCTTGTAGGGCTTTTCAACTGGGTTGTTTTCCCAGTAAACAGACAGCTGCCTAGGAAGACTGAAAGGGACAGCAATTGTGTTCTTACATCTCATTTTCTAGCCCAGTGTTCTAGCTCAAACTCTTCTCTCTAGGAGTTTACAGGGGCTCAGAGGTAAAGTGTGCAGTGTGGAGGCACAGGAGGGAGGACAGCACCTCAGACAGAGTAGTAGAAGAAACAGTCAAGAAGAGGAATTCTTTATACTGCTCAATATACCCCATTGAAGGTGTTCCTATTCCCAGTCTCTCATTCCCAGTTCCTCTCCCAGTCCCattcaaaacagcaaaaaaaggggCATCTGGCCATAAGAGATGTTTCTCAGCAATGGTGACCTCACTGCTCTTGGATACAAGAGTCTGGACACTTCTAGCAAAAGGGTGAAATTACAAGAACATCTAGAGGTGATGTTTTTTCTTAGGTACACAATTGCTTGTGGTTAGATACAAAACTCCCAGGCAAAGGAGCAGACTCAGagcacagctgcctgcccagcaaGTTCTGAGACACCAGGAGTCCTGGGGGTTCCACCTCCCCTGCTGCCAAAGCTCAGCCTTGCTTCCCAAGAGCAGCTGATGGTAGAGCACCAAGCTTTAGGGTGGGACCAgcacctgggctgggggctcagggagctgtgcctggTGGCTGCAGACATGTGGGGTGGCACCTTGCTCATGTCAGCAGCTCCCTCCCCCTCCAGCCTCACCCAGGTGTTTTTCCTGAAGTAGTGTTCCAAATGCTGTGACTGTATGGAAGCAGATTGGGTGCACGCCCAGCCTGCTGGGCACTGGCTGTGTGGCAAGAAGAGACATGCTTGTTGCAGGATGCTCACATTTGGAGGCATTGCTCAATCAATCACCTAACAGCCAATTTTGTGGCTCTCAGTtctacaaaagagaaaaaaaaaccctcaacatcggaagaaaaacaaaacacaactaACTCCAAGGCAGTAGAGTGTATGAAGAGTGAGTctttacagggttttttttaagaaaagtattCTGAGTTCATCTGTCCTTTACAAAAAGCAACAGCTGTCAGTAGTCTAAGACCACAGTGTGTAAACATCTTACCTTCCTAGAGTAAAAGGTAACAAAGGCTTTAGGCAGCAATAATTACAAGTGTTTCTATATTTGAGATGCTTATTTTGTCTTGTGCCAGCCAGGAATACTAGAGTAGCTTAGTTCTTTATGAATAGAACTAAGActtaaaattccttaaaaatgaagaattaaattGGTCAAAAAATACTGATAAGCAAGTGGCTAATTTGatcccaaatattttcttatcttcCAATGTTGTAGGGGTTTTAGTCTTTAACATTGAGTAAAAATATAAGTAAATTGTTCTATCTGCAaagctttttcttaaaaatgtgaaCTCCAGGCCAAAGAATCCTCACAAGTGCAACACCAATTTAGTGTATTCTTGGCTGTAAAGCAAAGGCAGTTAAAAGGTGAAAGGGCCCAGTCCACCTGTCACCaaatcaaaaactgaaacagagggagcagcaggttACAGGATATCAAACTGAGTTTGTAAAACTATTCAGCAGTTTTTGAGATCTATTTTCTCAGCCCCAAAAATGGTGGTGATCTTTCGGCTGTTTAAGAGTTAAAATGTACTTGTGAGAAAAGAAACATGAGTTTATACAAAAGTGTTCTTGAATACCAGCAGCATCCTGCTTTGGTGCCAGCGTCATTTCTCTCTTGTTCAATTCCTCCACCAGCTGAAAGATCACCAGTAAACATTATGAAAGGGTTTGTGGGCAGCTACACACCAGCCACTCTTCAAAACTCCTTCTAACTGGCAATTTTCTGAGCAATTTGGTCTTTAAACAAGACATTGCTATCCCAAACAGGCAAGAGGAACCGATGTTCTCACACCTGTCTCAAGCAGGCAAGGACAGTGCTTCTGATAGCAGAGTTTTTTATGTCAGTCAGCAGTGATTTGTGAGAGTCTGGGCTATCCAAAGTGAATACAGTAATATGTGACcattggaaaatgaaaataagtgcCTGACTTCTATAACTCCCTGCTGTGAGAAGACCCCTGAGCTAATTTAGAGACCAGAAAGAGCCCTCCATGCCAGAACAGAGCTCATGGTATCTTATGAGCTATATAATTAGCTGAGACAGAATTCAATAATAACACAGATTTATTACTCTGCTATTAAAGCTAACTCAGTTTGGAGGCAGCATGACTACCTCTTGTATTGCACCATATTAACACATTCTGATTATCCTATATCTGGCTGCAGCCATAGGGAAGCTGATGGACTTAATTAGACATCCAGGACTAAGAATGTCTCCAGTTTCCTGCCTTCCTGATTTTACTCCCTCACACATTTTACAGTTTATGAAAGTGTAAACACTGTCAGTGCTtcacacaaaaagaaacaaactttcTTGCTTAGCAGTAAGTTGAGCCAAAACTTTGAGCCACCAAACCTAGTATTTCCTTAGCCTGTCATCTTTCATGCTCCAAACGGTACCTTCAAAAAAAgggctgttttgttttgaaaatagcATATAACCTTTACTTCCTCCATGACAAATACAAATGCCCAAGTTCCTGGTGTATGTGTTTAAAAACATGGGAAAACACTCACAATAACATTCTCATGTTTTTCTTGATCTGGTACTCCCACACCACATAAACTGCTGAGTCTCTCCTCGGGTGACATTTTCTGAAAGCAACCCCAGAGAGTTCAGAAGTACCACTCCTTGTATAATCAATAAGAACATACTTCTCCAAATTTTCCTCTTGGCTGGAAGCTAAATACACAACTAgcattggaaagaaaaacagatatttATTGCCAACTCAAAGACACCAACAATTATCTAGAGGTTCTTGCTGACTGATCATTTTCACACTGCAGTGAA
Coding sequences:
- the LOC128805057 gene encoding p53 apoptosis effector related to PMP-22-like, with product MVKYGLDYTRCRWILPLLLGIGVIFGIIALAGWGWLESQTLPYVLQASLWQICRRPDQGGQWSCESLMGYAWGRAAAATYLVGFLLLVICFALAIIAFAIDTLRFNFIRGIGGLLFVAAVFSIMGLVIYPVKFSSEVEMTGINMFSWAYGFGWTTAIMEICLGFFFCCLPNYEDQILGNVKPTYFYSSP